In the Acidimicrobiales bacterium genome, AGACTCCTCGCTCCTTATCACCCCCGCGCCGAGCGTCATCGCCTGCTGGAGTCGGTGGCGACGTTTGTCCACCTCGCCGTCGTCGCCTGCCGCGCTCTCCGGTGCTGAATCGTGCCGACGCCAGGGCTCGAGGAGCCGCACGGGGATCGTGTCATCGTCGCCATGGTCGGTCGCAGTGTGAGTGGCTGGCGCGCCATCGAAGGCTTCCAGCGTCGGGCCCATGGCGCCCGAGGGCTCGGGCCCGTCACGACCATCGGCGATCGCCTCGACCACCCGGGCCGCGAACACCATGCCCTCGAGCAACGAGTTCGACGCCAGTCGGTTGGCGCCGTGGACCCCCGTGCAGGCCACCTCCCCGCACGCCCACAGACCCGGGAGGGTGGACGCTCCGTCGAGATCGGTCAGCAGCCCGCCCGACAGGTAGTGGGCGGCAGGAGCAATAGGTAGCCAGTCGGAGCTCGGGTCGAGGCCGATCGAGCGGACCGAGGCCGCGATCGTCGGGAACCGCCGGTCGAAACGCTCGAGCCCGGTGGCGTCCAGCCACAGATGGTCAACGCCCTGCTCGAGCATGCGGTCAGCCATGGCCCGACTGACAACGTCGCGCGGTGACAGCTCCTCGACGAAGCGCCGGCCGTCGACGTCCCGAAGCCGGGCCCCGTGGCCTCGCAGCGCCTCGGAGAGCAGGGGACGGGGCATGGCCGGATGGTGCAGGGCGGTCGGGTGGAACTGCATGAACTCGACGTCGGCCACCGCTACCCCGCGGCGCAGGGCCATGGCGACGCCGTCCCCGCTGGCTTCGGACGGGTTGGTGGTCACGGCGTAGATCTGGCCCGCGCCCCCCGTCGCCAGGACCACCTGGGACGCCCGGACCTCGTGGGGTCGGCCGCCCGGATCGAGGGCCACCACGCCGCGGCAGCGCCCGGCCTCCACGAGGAGGTCGACGGCGAACCACCCCTCGAGCAGGGCCGCAGCCGTCTCCCGCACGGCATCCACCAGCGCCCGCTCGATCTCCGCACCCGTGGCCGCCCCGCCGGCGTGGACGACGCGGGCGGTCGAGTGACCGCCCTCACGGGCCAACGCGAGCCCGCCCCCCGGATGGCGGTCGAACACCGCGCCCATGGCGATGAGCTCCTCGACCCTGGCCGGGCCCTCTCCGACGAGCACCTTCACGGCATCGGCGTCGCACAGGCCGGCTCCCGCGGCCAGGGTGTCCGCCAGGTGGAGGTCCGTCGAGTCCTCGTCCACCCCCAGCACGGCGGCCACGCCGCCCTGGGCCCAGCGCGTCGTCGACTGCGCCAGCTCGGCCTTGGTCACCACGCCGACCCGGAGGCCCGAGCTCCCGGCCGCCCGCACGGCCGCCGACAGCCCGGCCACCCCGCTCCCGACGATGAGGACGTCCAGCGCCGCCGGACCTTCGGCCGGGAGGCCGGGGTTCGTCACTAGCGAGGGGTGGGCTGGAGCCCAACCGGCTGGAACACCCGGTTGGCAGCGTCGACGTGCACGACGCGCGGCTCGAACCCTTCGAGCTCGGAGTCCTCGTAGTCGGCGTAGGTGAGGACGATCACCTTGTCGCCCGTTTGGACGAGCCGAGCGGCGGCGCCGTTGAGACAGACCTCGCCATCCCGACCGGCGATGGCGTAGGTCTCGAACCGGGCACCGTTGTCGATGTCGAGCACGGCCACCTGCTCGTGCTCCCGGATGTCGGCCAGTTCCATCAGGCGGGTGTCGAGGCTGATCGAGCCAACGTAGTCGAGCTCGGCTCCCGTCACGGTGGCCCGATGGATCTTGGACTTCATCATGCGGCGGCGCATCTCTTGCCTTTCGCGAGGGTCGGGCACGCGTGGGCGCTCATGGCGTCCGCGCTCCGAGGTTGTCGAGCAGGCGGGTCGACCCGAAGCGGGCCCCGACCAACAGACGGACGTCGCCCGCGAGGGTGGCGGGCACGGTCAGGTCGTTGGCATCGACAGCCACGGCGTAGTCGAGCTGGGCGAGTGGCTCGGCGGTCACGACCGCTGCCATCGCCGTCGCGACCCGTTCCGGCGTTGGCTCACCGGCGTCGACCGCGCGGCGACCGGCCAGCAGCGCGCGGTGCAGCACGGGGGCGGCCGCCCGCTGTTCCAGCGTCAACCGGGCGTTGCGGCTCGACAGGGCCACGCCATCGCGCTCACGTACCGTCTCGCACCCGATGACCTCGACCGGGAACGAGAGGTCGGCGGCCAGGCGGCGCACGACCAGCAGCTGTTGGTAGTCCTTCTCGCCGAAGTAGGCGCGACATCGTCCCGTGGCGGCGAACAGCTTCGACACGACGGTCGCCACGCCTTCGAAATGGCCGGGACGGACCGCTCCCTCCAGGCCCTCGGTCAGTGCCGACACCCGCACCGAGGTCAGCACCGGACCCGGGTACATCTCCTTCTCCGCCGGCAGGAAGACATAGTCCACGCCCCGTCGGCCACCGAGCTCGACGTCCCTTTCGTGGTCTCGCGGATAGCTCGTCAGGTCCTCGCGGGCATCGAACTGGAGGGGGTTCACGAAAACCGTCATCACCACGGTGTCGCACTCCGCCCGGGCCCGATCCACCAGCGACAGATGGCCGGCGTGGAGGGCGCCCATGGTCGGTATGAGGCCCACCTGGCGGCCCGTGGCCCGCTCCTTCTCGAGGGTCCGGGTCAGCTCGTCGAGCGTCTCGATCACCGGCACGCCGCCAGCCCCTCCATCGCGCGCTCCTGCACCAGCCGCTGGGACAGCTCGACCAGGGCGTCGTACGCGGGTCGCTCGGCGGGGTCGAGCACGGCGCGGTGTCGCTCGACCGTGGCCCGATCGCCTCGGGCCACCGGCCCGGTGAGGGCGCGCGCCGGCCCGACGGCGGCAACGTCGTCGAGGGCGCCGCGAGCGAGCGCCATGAAGGCCGCCAGCGGGACCCCTGCGCCGGCGGCTACCCGCTCGACCTGGCCGAGCAGGGCGACCACGTGGTTGGCGGCCAGGCACGCAGCGGCGTGATAGGTGGCTCGGGCGGCGTCGGGCACGGCCAGGGGCTGACCTCCGAGCGCCGCCACCAGGTCGAACGCCAACGGGTCGCCCGCCACGGCGAAGAACGCTCCGGCGGCGAGACGGGCCGCGCCCACGCCGGGCTCGGGGAGGGTGACGAGGGGGTGCACGGACGCCCGTCGGGGATGGGAGTCGAGCACGTCCAGCCCGAGCGAGCCGGCCAGGTGGAGCACCACGGCGGTCGGCGAGGGCTCGACGGCGGCGCTCACCCGGGCGACAGCACCGTCGGGGGTGGCGATCACCAGTACGTCGACGCCGCGTGCTGCGAAGCGCAGGTCGTCGTGGCGCCCCAGCATGCCAGCGAGGCCCCAGCCGGCATTCGACAGGGCCGTGGCGAGTGACCGTCCGGCGCGACCCGGTCCGATCAGGCGAAAACTGGTCAAACGACCTCTCTCGACGTTCCGGCCCC is a window encoding:
- the nadB gene encoding L-aspartate oxidase; protein product: MTNPGLPAEGPAALDVLIVGSGVAGLSAAVRAAGSSGLRVGVVTKAELAQSTTRWAQGGVAAVLGVDEDSTDLHLADTLAAGAGLCDADAVKVLVGEGPARVEELIAMGAVFDRHPGGGLALAREGGHSTARVVHAGGAATGAEIERALVDAVRETAAALLEGWFAVDLLVEAGRCRGVVALDPGGRPHEVRASQVVLATGGAGQIYAVTTNPSEASGDGVAMALRRGVAVADVEFMQFHPTALHHPAMPRPLLSEALRGHGARLRDVDGRRFVEELSPRDVVSRAMADRMLEQGVDHLWLDATGLERFDRRFPTIAASVRSIGLDPSSDWLPIAPAAHYLSGGLLTDLDGASTLPGLWACGEVACTGVHGANRLASNSLLEGMVFAARVVEAIADGRDGPEPSGAMGPTLEAFDGAPATHTATDHGDDDTIPVRLLEPWRRHDSAPESAAGDDGEVDKRRHRLQQAMTLGAGVIRSEESLAAAHAVVDEVAGAGRGPATWELANLVEVARAVLSAATARRESRGAHSRSDFPALDPALRCRLVPTR
- the panD gene encoding aspartate 1-decarboxylase, whose amino-acid sequence is MMKSKIHRATVTGAELDYVGSISLDTRLMELADIREHEQVAVLDIDNGARFETYAIAGRDGEVCLNGAAARLVQTGDKVIVLTYADYEDSELEGFEPRVVHVDAANRVFQPVGLQPTPR
- the panC gene encoding pantoate--beta-alanine ligase, with product MPVIETLDELTRTLEKERATGRQVGLIPTMGALHAGHLSLVDRARAECDTVVMTVFVNPLQFDAREDLTSYPRDHERDVELGGRRGVDYVFLPAEKEMYPGPVLTSVRVSALTEGLEGAVRPGHFEGVATVVSKLFAATGRCRAYFGEKDYQQLLVVRRLAADLSFPVEVIGCETVRERDGVALSSRNARLTLEQRAAAPVLHRALLAGRRAVDAGEPTPERVATAMAAVVTAEPLAQLDYAVAVDANDLTVPATLAGDVRLLVGARFGSTRLLDNLGARTP
- a CDS encoding DUF2520 domain-containing protein; its protein translation is MTSFRLIGPGRAGRSLATALSNAGWGLAGMLGRHDDLRFAARGVDVLVIATPDGAVARVSAAVEPSPTAVVLHLAGSLGLDVLDSHPRRASVHPLVTLPEPGVGAARLAAGAFFAVAGDPLAFDLVAALGGQPLAVPDAARATYHAAACLAANHVVALLGQVERVAAGAGVPLAAFMALARGALDDVAAVGPARALTGPVARGDRATVERHRAVLDPAERPAYDALVELSQRLVQERAMEGLAACR